In Huiozyma naganishii CBS 8797 chromosome 5, complete genome, the genomic window CTGTACGTACACTAAGTTCACTGTACGGCACCCTCTATGAGACCCTTCCAGTCCTTCAGCACCACGGAACACTCGACGTTCAGCTCGCCCTCCCCGACAGGGCCGGACACGCCCGCGCAGTACGGGGAGCCGGAGTCCCTGATGGAAGTTGAGGTTGGTGCGCCTCAGACGCACAAGATCGGTGGAGAGACGTTTACGGACTACGAGGTGACCGCGCGGACTAACTTGCCCGGTTACGCGCGCGGCACAACGGTTGTGCGCCGCCGGTACAGCGACTTCGAGCACCTGCGGCAGTGTCTCAAGAACGAGATGGTGGTGACGAACCGTACAAGAGTCAAGATTCCACACTTGCCGGGGAAGATCTTTCTGTCCAACAGGTTTGACGAACGCGTCATCGAGGAACGCCAGAGGGGCCTCGATAAGTGGCTCAAGAGCGTCGCGGGTCATCCCTTGTTGCAAGTTGGGTCCGCGGTGCTCGTAAGGTTTCTGCAGAGCAGAGTGTTCTCGGGATAAGGTATCCCGAAGTGCAGTACAGAAACTTCATTGTGGAGTACACTGCATCTCGATATCAAAGCAGGCAATATTATTACGTTCACTCGAGCGTGCTGGTCCCCCCCCTCGGTCCCTGCTATACAGTCAATTTGAACGTTGAGACGAACAGTTAGTTCATTGATTCAGGATCGTTAGAAGGGTATGCGGTGTTTTAGTACTTACGCCTTAGCAGCCACCTTAGACGACAGTATTACAAGATAAGGTTTAGCCGTGTAGGCTAGCCATTCGTATCTGGATCAGTTTCAGTATAACTCCTCTGGTCATCAAGGAAGACACTGGGAAAGTCTCAGCGGAACAAGTGACTTATACAATTTGGTCCAGATCGCATCACAGTGAGCCACTATGTTGTGGCCTAGCAGGTGATGTGCTGGTCGTTACGGTGCCGAACAGAACCGTTTCTTCTTGACGAGAGAACCCGTTCGTGGATGGTTTCTATGTATCGTGTCCCGTTGGAATATAACATTATACGTACTTGATCTGTTTACACCCATCAAAAGTATCGCGGCATTCCGAGCATTGACCAGATGTTCGTCTGCGTTACAGTGACTGCATTGGTGCCCTGTTAGGGGCGTGCATTGCACTGTTCATTAGTGATCTGCCACTACTACAGTCTCTAAGAAGTGAAATTTTGCATATTTTAAGCTTCACTGTCACCATCACACTATCGGGTTTGGACCGTCTGTAGCATCATCCAACTGCCCGTACTGCATCTCCCCCCATTGCATATGATGAGACGTTCGACGCTGCTCTCCATGGACGCGTTTTCCAGGGCGGAAGACGACGTCCGCGTGCGCACCAGGGCAGGTGCGTACGTGACACTCGCATGTCTCGTCACCACGGTGTTCCTCCTACTTAGCGAGTACCGCCAATGGAACACCATTGTGTCCCGCTCGTCGCTTGTTATCGACAGGGAGCACGGGCTAAAGCTGGACCTGCGGTTGGACGTGACTTTCCCACACCTGCCCTGCGATCTCGTCTCGTTTGACGTGCTCGACGACTCAGGTGTGCTGTTGCTAGACGTGGATGACGAAAACAACCACTTCACAAAGACGAGGATCGACCAGCGTGGAGAACCACTTGatgctgccgctgctgctaGCTTCAAGCTCGATGCAGAGGCCGCTCAATTGCCCCCAACGGACCCGGACTACTGTGGATCCTGCTACGGCTCACGCGACCAAACAAGGAACGATGAGCTCGACCCAGCGAACAAAGTGTGCTGCAACACCTGCAGCAGTGTCCGTGAGGCGTACCTCGACGCAGGATGGGCCTTCTTCGATGGGAAGAACATTGAGCAGTGTGAAAGAGAGGGATATGTCGATAAGATCTCGCAACGTATTACGGAGGGGTGCCGCATCAAAGGTGGTGTGCGTCTCAACAGAGTCCAGGGGAACATCCATTTTGCTCCAGGTGATGCGTTCCGGTCCGCAAGAGGTCACTTCCACGACACTTCGATGTACGATCAAACTGGATCATTGAACTTCGACCACATCATCCACCATTTAAGCTTCGGCCCATCAGTGGACAATATGCAATCCCTCGAAAAGGCGAGCAACGTTGCCATTGCACCGCTCGATGGGAAACAGGTCCTCCCCAGGTACGACTCGCACGCCTACCAGTACACGTACTTCACAAAGATCGTCCCGACAAGATTCGAGTACTTCAGTGGGTCTGTCATCGAGACTACACaattctcttcaacattCTCAGCAAGACCGATTGGCGGCGGGACCACGGAAACAGCCACGTACACAAGCGGTGGGACCCCGGGACTCTACTTCAACATAGAGATGTCCCCGCTGAAGGTTATCCACAAAGAACAAAACAAGATCTCCTGGTCAGGGTTCCTACTAAACTGTATCACCAGTATCGGTGGGGTCCTGGCCGTCGGGACAGTCGTAGATAAGATACTATACAGGGCGGAAAGGACTCTGCTGAATAAGAAGCAATGACCAGCCAAGCTAGCTTGCTGAATAAATATATAGTGTATATTGAATAAATAATAGAGAATCTTCCATAGACGTCCGTCCTTCTCAAGTACAGAAGTACTTGGGCCCGTCGCCTCCTTCTGGAACCACCCAGTTAGTGTCCCCTGTCGGGTCCTTGATATCGCACGTCTTGCAATGAATGCAATTCTGCGAATTGATAACAAACTTCATCTCTCCCGTTGCAtcgtccttcaaaaactcaTAAACACCTGCAGGGCAGTAACGAGACTCGACACCTTGGTACTTGTCCCAGGATTTACGCGAGTGTGCCTGCAGATCCTGTGTAGGACCAATACGCAAGTGGTTCTGTTCCGTATCGTCGTGGTAGGTACCCGTTCTGGAGATCGACGTCATAATATCAAACGATAACTTCCCGTCCGGTTTAGGATACTCGATAGCTTTGAAGTTCGCCGCTGGCTGTGTGTGCTGGGCGTCTGTCCCGCGGAATTGGAAAGTCCAGGGAACGCGGCCCTTGAGAATCATAGCGTCAAGACCGGAGTATGACATCCCACCGTACAACCCAAAcagcttgttgttgaatgCAGGTCTGATGTTACGCACCTCATATAACTCGTCGTGGATCCACGATTTGGAAACCGCTTCAGGGTAGGCCTTCAAGTTTAAGGTCGCGCCCAGTTCCAGTTTGTCAACATTCTCAGACGTTAGCTCTTCGATATCCGCTGGGATGGCGCTCTCGAGGGACTCCAAACCGGATAACTGGCGGTAGATCTCCTCTGCAGCCAGCATGCCGCTCTTCATGGCAGTGTGGCTGCCCTTGATCTTGGGCACGTTCATGAACCCGGCAGATGCACCGACTAGTGCACCACCAGGGAAGTTCAATTGCGGGATCGCTTGCAACCCACCTTCGTTCAATGTCCGGGCCGCGTACGAGATGCATTTACCACCTTCCAACACATTAGCATAGTACGGGTGATGCTTCATCTTTTGGAATTCTTGATAAGGTGACACGTACGGGTTGGCGTAATCCAACCCAACAACAAGCCCGACGGCTACTAGGTTCTCGCCAAAATGGTACTGAAACCCGCCGCCGTAGACGTTCTTTGACAGAGGGTACCCCATAGTGTGGGAGGTGAACCCCTTCTTGAATTTGTCAGGGGTAACCTGCCATACCTCTTTGATACCAAGCCCATAGGTCTGTTTTGAGGGACCGTACAGATTGTATTTCTTTAAGATCTCCTTAGTCAAAGATCCGCGACAACCCTCTGCCAGCAACGTTGTTCTAGCCTGAAATTGCAACCCTCTCTCAAAATTGTCTGGTTTAGGCTTCCCAGCTTTGTCGATCCCGAGATCCTTCGTGGCAACCCCAGCCACCTCATTGCCTTTGTAAATCATATCGGAGACACTTACTCCAGGGTACAATTCGACACCAAGTTCATCGGCCCTCTCGGATAACCATTTGGTCAACTGGTTCAATGAACAAACCCAGTTCTTCCCCTTGTTGCGCATAGAGGATGGCATGGGCACTGGGATAGCAAGTTTCTTGCCCATCAGTAATTTAAACTGGTCCTCCGTTACCTCCGTAAATAGTCCATCTGGGTACTTCTGAGATGTATCGCGCTCCGGAAACAACTCCTTCAATGCGACAGGGTTGACCACAGCGCCGCTGACAATGTGGCCTCCAAAATCTGTCGCCTTCTCGAGGACAACAACCCTGTACTTGTTATCTTTATCTAGCTGTTTCAATCTTATTGCGGTAGCTAGCCCCGCGGGGCCCCCTCCAACGACACAGACGTCGCATAATTCTACAAGTCGGGGAACAACGCTGGCTACGGTCCTCCGAGCACCGTAGAGCCTTCTTAGCAGCATGTTTGTAGTACTTCTTGCCCTTTTATGTTCAAGTTGTGAGGGGAGGGGGAGTCTCCCGATAAACTTCTAAACAAGTGAACCAAATAAAATTGTGCATATGTAATGATATTTAAAGAAACGTACCATAGAAGAATAACTAAAACATGCAGTCAAGGTCGTCCAGAGAGACGGATTCAGGAGATGCAATCTCTTGCACGAGGAATCCATTGCGGACCATGGCGACCCAGTCGTTGTCGCCGCCCTGGGTCTTGTCTTTATTGTCCGTGGACAAGTGTGCGGCTGATTTCGTCATGATTCCGCCGCTGTCATCGCTGTCCATTTTGCTCTCTGTCCTTGGAGGGTGCTGCTCCAACAGTCGACAGATGTTGGTCAGTGACTGGGAGCTTGTAGCACCTGTCTGCGTCTGCTGGAACCCGTTCTTGGGTAGCAGTTTAGATATTCTTGGGGTTTGGGCAACTGCAGTCACGTAGCTCGAGTTCGAAGGCGTAGCAATTGGCTGGTACGCGGACAAACTCGCTGTGCTGCCATGGATGCTGCTGTTGCCCGTGTGGATGTTTGTGCCGTTGGGACTCGACAAAGGTCCAGCAGCCCCTCTCGGCGACGAGCTGTGGGATAGTTTCATCGCTTTGCCtaatttcttgttgtcaTTACTTGTGTCACTGTCGTTATTACCTTTGTTGGTATTGTTATTGTTAAGAGTCCGTTTTCTGCTCCCCGGGGTCGCCGTGTTCGCAGCATTTATTAAAGGAGGTTTCATTAATTCGTTACTCGTGTCAGTACAAGCATTTGTGTTGTTTGTCATTTCGTTAGttttattgttgttgtttgggGAAGTTGACGTCAAAGTCGCCGACACTGGCGACGCCGCGTAGGGGATATTGTACTCTGGCGTCAAAGTGAAGTTCATGTTACTCCCCGACTTTACCAGAATATCCGTGGAACTTGCCGTTACCGGTGCACCTGCACTGGCCGTTGCCGTTGTTGCCTCCGCTGGTTCCGCTGGTGTCTGGGAACTACCCATCTGCTCTTTCAACTGTGTGGTCACCAACTGTGCGTGTTCTTTGTAGTCTGGGGAGAGGATGCCCCTATATATGTACAGCATTCTACGAGGAGATGAATTCGACCACTCTCTCGAGATGGCGTACACCAAAGTTTTCTCTCCCTTTTCGATCTTCTTGACGTACGCGTTCAGCTTCGCAGAGATGAGGTTGGACAGTTTCGTGGACAAGTTGGACATCTCCGGGTGTTTCACGAGCAGCTGGTCACAGATCTGTTTGACCGTGATACCTGCTTGGCTAGGGTCGCTTTCGAACAGGATGATGAACACCGCGTGTAGCACATCGTCCTCGAGCGGGCCAGCCCTATCCGTTGGCAAGGGTCTTTCCCCAGTCACTGGGATCAGTTTCGATACTTCAATCAGAGggttgttgttcttggcGTTGTATGAGGAACCAGCACTGCTGGCTGCAGTGTTCGTTCCATTCGCGGCCGCAGACAACTCCTTCTTGGAACTGCTCCTCCGTTTCCCCTTCCCCTTCCCCGAAGACGGTTTGGTCTCGTCTGTGGGGATCGCAGCACCATCCACTAGGGGAGACGCTGACGATGGAAGTTGGGGTCCCTGTGGAGCCTGTGCCAAATTTGGATTGATATCGACTACATCCACCGTTTCTGAGCCCGGGAAAGACACACcgttgaactggaacagcGGCAACGCTGAGTTATGCAGCAGATCATGCTCATCCATCTGCGTTAGCAACTGTAACGGTCTTGGATTAGTCAGAGCCATTTCTTACCAGATAGAGGGAAAAAAGGAGagggaaagaagaaagcCTCTACTGTGAGAAAAGTGTATGTATCTGTCAGGTCCTGCCCTTTTTGATGACACaatgtttcctcttttttataAAGCAGCTGCTGATGTAAAACAGGGACGCACGCACACAAGTGATTAGCGATGGGGGAATCGGATGACTCTTCTCAAATTGGGATAATATAATACGCACAGAGAGCccttttgttttccctTTATTTTTTCCGGTTATTTCACCTATTGTGCCTCCTGCCAATCCGGGTAACCTTCCTTGGAGGCGATGGTTCcctgaaacttttcacGGATTCTCCGAAATTTTCTATttctgaaatttttcagctgAAAAATTACCGGTTTGATTTTTTGCGTCGCTTGAGTGGCTTCTTGGAGGCATTTCCCTTTACGGTAAGTGCTTGGGTTCTTTgattattttattttttacaaaaaaaaagatggTATGTAGAACGGGTGACTGCTTCGTCTGCGTACACCGCGGCCAAAATGCTAAATAAATGCGGGGAAGCGCGTGCGTCCGTGCACCACGGCCTGTGCGgtgcttttttttca contains:
- the SNX3 gene encoding Snx3p (similar to Saccharomyces cerevisiae SNX3 (YOR357C); ancestral locus Anc_7.30), with product MRPFQSFSTTEHSTFSSPSPTGPDTPAQYGEPESLMEVEVGAPQTHKIGGETFTDYEVTARTNLPGYARGTTVVRRRYSDFEHLRQCLKNEMVVTNRTRVKIPHLPGKIFLSNRFDERVIEERQRGLDKWLKSVAGHPLLQVGSAVLVRFLQSRVFSG
- the KNAG0E00290 gene encoding endoplasmic reticulum-Golgi intermediate compartment family protein (similar to Saccharomyces cerevisiae ERV46 (YAL042W); ancestral locus Anc_7.31): MMRRSTLLSMDAFSRAEDDVRVRTRAGAYVTLACLVTTVFLLLSEYRQWNTIVSRSSLVIDREHGLKLDLRLDVTFPHLPCDLVSFDVLDDSGVLLLDVDDENNHFTKTRIDQRGEPLDAAAAASFKLDAEAAQLPPTDPDYCGSCYGSRDQTRNDELDPANKVCCNTCSSVREAYLDAGWAFFDGKNIEQCEREGYVDKISQRITEGCRIKGGVRLNRVQGNIHFAPGDAFRSARGHFHDTSMYDQTGSLNFDHIIHHLSFGPSVDNMQSLEKASNVAIAPLDGKQVLPRYDSHAYQYTYFTKIVPTRFEYFSGSVIETTQFSSTFSARPIGGGTTETATYTSGGTPGLYFNIEMSPLKVIHKEQNKISWSGFLLNCITSIGGVLAVGTVVDKILYRAERTLLNKKQ
- the CIR2 gene encoding electron-transferring-flavoprotein dehydrogenase (similar to Saccharomyces cerevisiae YOR356W; ancestral locus Anc_7.33) — protein: MLLRRLYGARRTVASVVPRLVELCDVCVVGGGPAGLATAIRLKQLDKDNKYRVVVLEKATDFGGHIVSGAVVNPVALKELFPERDTSQKYPDGLFTEVTEDQFKLLMGKKLAIPVPMPSSMRNKGKNWVCSLNQLTKWLSERADELGVELYPGVSVSDMIYKGNEVAGVATKDLGIDKAGKPKPDNFERGLQFQARTTLLAEGCRGSLTKEILKKYNLYGPSKQTYGLGIKEVWQVTPDKFKKGFTSHTMGYPLSKNVYGGGFQYHFGENLVAVGLVVGLDYANPYVSPYQEFQKMKHHPYYANVLEGGKCISYAARTLNEGGLQAIPQLNFPGGALVGASAGFMNVPKIKGSHTAMKSGMLAAEEIYRQLSGLESLESAIPADIEELTSENVDKLELGATLNLKAYPEAVSKSWIHDELYEVRNIRPAFNNKLFGLYGGMSYSGLDAMILKGRVPWTFQFRGTDAQHTQPAANFKAIEYPKPDGKLSFDIMTSISRTGTYHDDTEQNHLRIGPTQDLQAHSRKSWDKYQGVESRYCPAGVYEFLKDDATGEMKFVINSQNCIHCKTCDIKDPTGDTNWVVPEGGDGPKYFCT
- the GDS1 gene encoding Gds1p (similar to Saccharomyces cerevisiae GDS1 (YOR355W); ancestral locus Anc_7.34); amino-acid sequence: MALTNPRPLQLLTQMDEHDLLHNSALPLFQFNGVSFPGSETVDVVDINPNLAQAPQGPQLPSSASPLVDGAAIPTDETKPSSGKGKGKRRSSSKKELSAAANGTNTAASSAGSSYNAKNNNPLIEVSKLIPVTGERPLPTDRAGPLEDDVLHAVFIILFESDPSQAGITVKQICDQLLVKHPEMSNLSTKLSNLISAKLNAYVKKIEKGEKTLVYAISREWSNSSPRRMLYIYRGILSPDYKEHAQLVTTQLKEQMGSSQTPAEPAEATTATASAGAPVTASSTDILVKSGSNMNFTLTPEYNIPYAASPVSATLTSTSPNNNNKTNEMTNNTNACTDTSNELMKPPLINAANTATPGSRKRTLNNNNTNKGNNDSDTSNDNKKLGKAMKLSHSSSPRGAAGPLSSPNGTNIHTGNSSIHGSTASLSAYQPIATPSNSSYVTAVAQTPRISKLLPKNGFQQTQTGATSSQSLTNICRLLEQHPPRTESKMDSDDSGGIMTKSAAHLSTDNKDKTQGGDNDWVAMVRNGFLVQEIASPESVSLDDLDCMF